A window of Lysobacter terrestris contains these coding sequences:
- the arsC gene encoding arsenate reductase (glutaredoxin) (This arsenate reductase requires both glutathione and glutaredoxin to convert arsenate to arsenite, after which the efflux transporter formed by ArsA and ArsB can extrude the arsenite from the cell, providing resistance.), protein MEDTRLYHNPRCSKSRGALELLHERGIQPRVVAYLDTPPDADELRALLQMLALPARALLRTGEDEYQALGLADPALSEAALIAAMVAHPRLIERPIFVHDGRAVLGRPPEQVLSLL, encoded by the coding sequence ATGGAAGACACCCGCCTGTATCACAACCCGCGCTGCTCGAAGTCGCGCGGCGCCCTGGAACTGCTGCACGAGCGCGGCATCCAGCCGCGTGTCGTCGCCTATCTGGACACGCCGCCCGACGCGGACGAGCTGCGTGCGCTGCTGCAGATGCTGGCGTTGCCGGCGCGCGCACTGCTGCGTACCGGCGAGGACGAGTACCAGGCACTGGGACTGGCGGATCCGGCGTTGTCCGAAGCCGCCCTGATCGCGGCGATGGTCGCGCATCCGCGCCTGATCGAACGGCCGATCTTCGTCCACGACGGCCGCGCGGTACTCGGGCGCCCGCCGGAGCAGGTGCTCAGCCTGCTCTGA
- a CDS encoding SDR family oxidoreductase, whose amino-acid sequence MSYFVTGATGFIGRYLVSKLLERKGTVHVLVRKDSQKKFDAIAKKMGWDPKRVVVVAGDMTGARCGVSAAQVKALTGKIKHFFHLAAIYDLTADAASQRTANIEGTQHALDLAAALGAGCFHHTSSIAAAGMYPGVFREDMFDEAEGLDDPYLATKHESEGLVRKEKRIKWRIYRPGMVVGHSQTGEIDKIDGPYYFFTLIKKLREMLPQWMPTLGIEGGRINIVPVDYVVNAMDHIAHKPKLDGHCFHLTDPEPMRVGEVLNTFCRAGHAPEMTMRIDARMFAFVPSGIRAAVGNLPPVRRFVGMLLRDFKIPKEVLKFITYPTRFDNREAERALRGSGIAVPPLESYAWRLWDYWERHLDPDLFVDRSLKGKVKGKVVLITGGSSGIGLSTAQRVAEAGAITVIVARGEEELFKARDEMKKAGGKVFAYTADLSDMADCDRLVATVLKDHGHVDVLINNAGRSIRRSIELSYDRFHDFERTMQLNYFGSLRLIMGFMPGMTQRRRGHIINISSIGVLANSPRFSAYVASKAALDAFSRCAQGELSGKGISFTTINMPLVKTPMIAPTKMYESVPTLTPDEAADLVVKGIIERPSRIATRLGIFASVINAVAPKAYEVVMSTAFELFPDSAAAKGDKKALKGESQPSNEQIAFAALMRGVHW is encoded by the coding sequence ATGAGCTACTTCGTCACCGGCGCCACCGGATTCATCGGTCGCTACCTGGTCAGCAAGCTGCTGGAACGCAAGGGCACGGTGCACGTGCTGGTGCGCAAGGATTCGCAAAAGAAGTTCGATGCCATCGCCAAGAAGATGGGCTGGGACCCCAAGCGGGTCGTGGTCGTCGCCGGCGACATGACCGGCGCCCGTTGCGGGGTCAGCGCCGCCCAGGTCAAGGCGCTCACCGGCAAGATCAAGCATTTCTTCCACCTGGCCGCGATCTACGACCTGACCGCGGACGCGGCCTCGCAGCGCACGGCCAACATCGAAGGCACCCAGCACGCGCTGGACCTGGCCGCCGCGCTCGGCGCCGGCTGCTTCCACCACACCAGTTCGATCGCGGCCGCCGGCATGTACCCGGGCGTGTTCCGCGAGGACATGTTCGACGAGGCCGAAGGCCTGGACGATCCCTACCTCGCCACCAAACACGAGTCCGAAGGCCTGGTGCGCAAGGAGAAGCGCATCAAGTGGCGCATCTACCGCCCGGGCATGGTGGTCGGCCATTCGCAGACCGGCGAGATCGACAAGATCGACGGCCCGTACTACTTCTTCACCCTGATCAAGAAGCTGCGCGAGATGCTGCCGCAATGGATGCCGACGCTCGGCATCGAGGGCGGTCGCATCAACATCGTGCCGGTGGACTACGTGGTCAATGCGATGGACCACATCGCGCACAAGCCGAAGCTGGACGGCCATTGCTTCCACCTGACCGATCCCGAACCGATGCGCGTGGGCGAGGTGCTCAACACCTTCTGCCGCGCCGGCCATGCGCCGGAGATGACCATGCGCATCGACGCGCGCATGTTCGCCTTCGTGCCCAGCGGTATCCGCGCCGCGGTAGGCAACCTGCCGCCGGTGCGGCGTTTCGTCGGCATGCTGCTGCGCGACTTCAAGATCCCGAAGGAAGTCCTCAAGTTCATCACCTATCCCACGCGCTTCGACAACCGCGAGGCCGAGCGCGCGCTGCGCGGCAGCGGCATCGCGGTGCCGCCGCTGGAGAGCTATGCGTGGCGCCTGTGGGACTACTGGGAGCGCCACCTCGACCCGGACCTGTTCGTCGATCGTTCGCTGAAGGGCAAGGTCAAGGGCAAGGTCGTGCTGATCACCGGCGGCTCGTCGGGCATCGGCCTGTCGACCGCGCAGCGCGTGGCCGAGGCCGGCGCGATCACCGTGATCGTGGCACGCGGCGAGGAGGAGTTGTTCAAGGCGCGCGACGAGATGAAGAAGGCCGGCGGCAAGGTCTTCGCCTATACCGCCGACCTGTCCGACATGGCTGATTGCGACCGCCTGGTCGCGACCGTGCTGAAGGACCATGGCCACGTCGACGTGCTGATAAACAATGCCGGCCGTTCGATCCGCCGTTCGATCGAGCTCAGCTACGACCGCTTCCACGATTTCGAGCGCACGATGCAGCTGAACTACTTCGGCAGCCTGCGCCTGATCATGGGCTTCATGCCGGGCATGACCCAGCGCCGCCGCGGCCACATCATCAACATCTCCTCGATCGGCGTGCTGGCCAACTCGCCGCGTTTCTCCGCTTATGTCGCATCGAAGGCGGCGCTGGATGCGTTCAGCCGCTGCGCGCAGGGCGAACTGTCGGGCAAGGGCATCAGCTTCACCACGATCAACATGCCGCTGGTGAAGACGCCGATGATCGCGCCGACCAAGATGTACGAGAGCGTGCCGACGCTGACGCCGGACGAGGCGGCGGACCTGGTGGTGAAGGGCATCATCGAACGCCCCAGCCGCATCGCCACGCGCTTGGGCATCTTCGCCTCGGTGATCAACGCGGTGGCGCCGAAGGCCTACGAGGTGGTGATGAGCACGGCGTTCGAGCTGTTCCCGGATTCGGCCGCCGCCAAGGGCGACAAGAAGGCGCTCAAGGGCGAGTCGCAGCCGAGCAACGAACAGATCGCCTTCGCCGCGTTGATGCGCGGCGTCCACTGGTAA
- a CDS encoding acyl-CoA-binding protein, producing MADLKTQFEQAAKDVHALAERPDNDTLLRLYALYKQGAEGDVSGAKPGFFDFVGTAKYEAWAKLKGTGQDDAMKKYVDLVKKLRG from the coding sequence ATGGCCGATCTGAAGACCCAATTCGAACAGGCCGCGAAGGACGTCCACGCGCTGGCCGAGCGCCCCGACAACGACACCCTCCTGCGCCTGTACGCGCTCTACAAGCAGGGCGCGGAAGGCGACGTATCCGGCGCCAAGCCGGGCTTCTTCGATTTCGTCGGCACCGCCAAGTACGAGGCGTGGGCCAAGCTCAAGGGCACCGGCCAGGACGACGCGATGAAGAAGTACGTCGACCTGGTCAAGAAGCTGCGCGGCTGA
- a CDS encoding TetR/AcrR family transcriptional regulator, whose product MARQTRQRILDASLAMFNAQGEPNVTTNHIADELEISPGNLYYHFRNKDDIIEQLFARFEERMDAALAAPEGRLPGLEDIWLQLHLVFESIWDYRFLYRDLVEILSRNRRLRLRFARILKRADEQAHAVMRGLSQAGVMRASGAELAATATNVLVIATFWLNYASARGDKDEHEAIRAGIVQVMMLLAPFLHDAERLHLNNLTRAYID is encoded by the coding sequence ATGGCCCGGCAGACCCGCCAGCGCATCCTCGATGCCAGCCTGGCCATGTTCAACGCGCAGGGCGAGCCCAACGTCACCACCAACCACATCGCCGACGAGCTGGAGATCAGCCCCGGCAACCTGTACTACCACTTCCGCAACAAGGACGACATCATCGAGCAGCTGTTCGCGCGCTTCGAGGAGCGCATGGACGCCGCGCTGGCCGCGCCGGAAGGCCGCCTGCCCGGGCTCGAGGACATCTGGCTGCAGCTGCACCTGGTGTTTGAGTCGATCTGGGACTACCGCTTCCTCTACCGCGACCTGGTCGAGATCCTCAGCCGCAACCGCCGCCTGCGCCTGCGCTTCGCCCGCATCCTCAAGCGCGCCGACGAGCAGGCGCACGCGGTCATGCGCGGGCTGTCGCAGGCCGGCGTGATGCGCGCCTCGGGCGCGGAACTGGCCGCGACCGCCACCAACGTGCTGGTGATCGCCACCTTCTGGCTCAACTACGCCTCGGCGCGCGGCGACAAGGACGAACACGAAGCGATCCGCGCCGGCATCGTGCAGGTGATGATGCTGCTGGCGCCGTTCCTGCACGACGCCGAACGCCTGCACCTCAACAACCTGACGCGGGCGTACATCGACTGA
- a CDS encoding restriction endonuclease yields the protein MSVTSLLLASAVTLVLGGGATAWLWLVQRPNAERSEGLKLLAAMRWREFSRLVLDGLRSRGFEPEAVEDAAERGQDSVIHVRRNQQAWLLACKHGLNYRITQSMVGDMADAIRFHGAAGGVVATLGEVESQARKFATGHVELFDGHALWPIVEAQLSAGVRDELAGKAQAATKRQIAVAWAAALTLGLVAALVAPKGDDAEAVDPVAAATPAPPQAAAPTVQPAGTVPGDAAAAAPESEDEQRDDVIRMVATVPGVERAMWSTRSTLLIYLTDESVDPVRNICGIMEKHEGLRTSRLHLQPPAGATRPARFLQCATY from the coding sequence ATGTCGGTAACGTCGCTCCTGCTTGCATCCGCAGTCACCCTGGTGCTCGGTGGCGGCGCCACCGCGTGGCTGTGGCTGGTGCAACGCCCGAACGCCGAACGCAGCGAAGGCCTGAAGCTGCTGGCCGCGATGCGCTGGCGCGAATTCTCCCGGCTCGTGCTCGACGGCCTGCGCAGCCGCGGCTTCGAGCCGGAAGCGGTCGAGGACGCCGCCGAGCGCGGCCAGGATTCCGTGATCCACGTCCGCCGCAACCAGCAGGCTTGGCTGCTCGCCTGCAAGCACGGGCTCAATTACCGCATCACCCAGTCCATGGTCGGCGACATGGCCGATGCCATCCGTTTCCACGGCGCGGCCGGTGGCGTGGTGGCGACGCTGGGCGAAGTCGAGTCGCAGGCACGCAAATTCGCGACCGGCCACGTGGAGCTGTTCGACGGCCACGCGCTGTGGCCTATCGTGGAGGCGCAGCTTTCGGCCGGCGTGCGCGACGAGCTGGCGGGCAAGGCGCAGGCGGCCACGAAGCGGCAGATCGCGGTCGCGTGGGCCGCGGCGCTCACGCTCGGGCTGGTGGCGGCGCTGGTGGCGCCGAAGGGCGATGACGCGGAAGCCGTCGATCCGGTCGCCGCTGCGACACCGGCTCCGCCACAAGCGGCCGCGCCGACGGTGCAACCTGCAGGCACGGTGCCCGGCGATGCCGCCGCCGCAGCCCCCGAAAGCGAGGACGAGCAACGCGACGACGTGATCCGCATGGTGGCCACGGTGCCGGGCGTGGAGCGCGCGATGTGGAGCACACGCTCCACCCTGCTGATCTACCTCACCGACGAGTCGGTCGACCCGGTGCGCAACATCTGCGGGATCATGGAGAAGCACGAAGGCCTGCGCACCTCGCGCCTGCACCTGCAGCCGCCGGCGGGCGCGACCCGACCCGCGCGCTTCCTGCAGTGCGCGACGTACTGA
- a CDS encoding tetratricopeptide repeat protein has protein sequence MAAAKWAAFPHDAKGFAYAGDALKKAWPQLHAGDCEPFPDAKHAAALLKAAGKAAPKLDADALASALQDAWRAFHHGDFKAAFDAGEKLGPVGASVAVKAIGIHASYLVDGDAEKLKRFEQAAKLAEAAVKALPDEANSHYRLAFALGRYSQGLSIVKALKEGIATKVRSALDTTLELAPKHAEAHTAMAVYHAEIVNKIGALIGGMTYGAKPAEAEKHIKTALKLTPNSPIAHIEHGNVLMLLYGDKKEDDAAAAYEKAAKAKPLDAMEALDAAYAREQIE, from the coding sequence ATGGCCGCCGCAAAATGGGCTGCATTCCCGCACGACGCCAAGGGTTTCGCGTACGCAGGCGACGCGTTGAAGAAGGCCTGGCCGCAGCTGCACGCCGGCGATTGCGAACCGTTCCCCGACGCCAAGCACGCCGCCGCGCTGCTGAAGGCCGCCGGCAAGGCCGCACCCAAGCTCGATGCCGACGCCTTGGCCTCCGCGCTGCAGGACGCCTGGCGCGCCTTCCACCACGGCGACTTCAAGGCCGCCTTCGATGCCGGCGAGAAGCTCGGCCCGGTCGGCGCCTCGGTCGCGGTGAAGGCGATCGGCATCCACGCCAGCTACCTGGTCGACGGCGACGCCGAGAAGCTCAAGCGCTTCGAGCAGGCCGCCAAGCTCGCCGAAGCCGCGGTCAAGGCCCTGCCCGACGAAGCCAACAGCCATTACCGCCTCGCCTTCGCCCTGGGCCGCTACAGCCAGGGCCTGTCGATCGTGAAGGCGCTGAAGGAAGGCATCGCCACCAAGGTGCGCAGCGCGCTGGACACCACGCTGGAACTCGCCCCCAAGCACGCCGAAGCGCACACCGCGATGGCGGTCTACCACGCGGAGATCGTCAACAAGATCGGCGCACTGATCGGCGGCATGACCTACGGCGCCAAGCCCGCCGAGGCCGAAAAGCACATCAAGACCGCGCTCAAGCTGACCCCCAACTCCCCCATCGCCCACATCGAGCACGGCAACGTGCTGATGCTGCTGTACGGTGACAAGAAGGAAGACGACGCCGCGGCCGCCTACGAAAAGGCCGCCAAGGCCAAGCCGCTGGATGCGATGGAAGCGCTGGACGCGGCGTACGCGCGCGAGCAGATCGAATGA